From a single Equus asinus isolate D_3611 breed Donkey chromosome 2, EquAss-T2T_v2, whole genome shotgun sequence genomic region:
- the LOC106848617 gene encoding cathepsin G-like, giving the protein MKPLLLMVAFLLPPRAWAGEIIGGQEARPHSHPYMAYLLTQTPVGLGTCGGFLVREDFVLTAARCWGSPINVILGAHNIERLESTQQRISVLRAIRHPEYDQQTNLNDIMLLQLENSARLNRNVRPITLPLTSTRPSPGTKCTVAGWGLVGPYARTDVLQDVRLRVQRDQECSDRFDFYTRQTQICVGDPRKRKSTFLGDTGGPLMCQQEAKGIVSYVNRMGAPPAVFTSISSFLPWIRRTMRRFNQWGQTETPRD; this is encoded by the exons ATGAAGCCGCTCCTGCTCATGGTAGCCTTTCTCCTACCCCCCAGGGCTTGGGCAG GGGAGATCATCGGAGGCCAAGAGGCCAGGCCCCATTCCCATCCCTACATGGCATATCTTCTGACCCAGACTCCAGTGGGTCTAGGCACTTGCGGGGGGTTCCTGGTGAGAGAAGACTTTGTGCTGACGGCAGCTCGCTGCTGGGGAAG CCCCATAAATGTAATCCTGGGGGCCCACAACATCGAGAGGCTGGAAAGCACCCAGCAGCGAATATCTGTGCTCAGAGCCATCCGCCACCCTGAATATGATCAGCAGACCAACCTGAATGACATCATGTTACTGCAG CTGGAGAATAGCGCCAGACTGAACCGAAACGTGAGGCCAATCACTCTGCCTCTGACCTCGACCAGGCCGAGTCCTGGGACCAAGTGCACCGTGGCAGGCTGGGGCCTGGTTGGCCCGTATGCTAGAACAGACGTACTCCAGGATGTGCGGCTGAGAGTGCAGAGGGATCAGGAGTGCAGTGATCGCTTCGATTTCTACACCCGCCAAACACAGATTTGTGTGGGGGACCCGAGGAAGAGGAAGTCCACCTTCCTG GGGGACACTGGGGGCCCCCTGATGTGTCAACAAGAAGCCAAGGGCATCGTCTCCTACGTAAATAGGATGGGGGCTCCTCCAGCAGTCTTCACCAGCATTTCCAGCTTCCTTCCCTGGATAAGGAGAACAATGAGACGCTTCAATCAGTGGGGTCAGACTGAGACTCCCCGTGACTGA